The Saccopteryx leptura isolate mSacLep1 chromosome 2, mSacLep1_pri_phased_curated, whole genome shotgun sequence genome has a window encoding:
- the FKBP10 gene encoding peptidyl-prolyl cis-trans isomerase FKBP10, with product MFPVESPSHTFLGSPVLQMLLLLVHAVGRGLGRASPAGGPLEDVVIERYHIPRACPREVQMGDFVRYHYNGTFEDGKKFDSSYDRSTLAAIVVGVGRLITGMDRGLMGMCVNERRRLIVPPHLGYGSIGVAGLIPPDATLYFDVVLLDVWNKADTVQTDTLLRPPHCPRMVQDSDFVRYHYNGTLLDGTAFDSSYSRGGTYDTYIGSGWLIKGMDQGLLGMCPGERRKITIPPFLAYGEKGYGTVIPPQASLVFHVLLIDIHNPKDTVQLETLELPPGCVRRAVAGDFMRYHYNGSLMDGTLFDSSYSRNHTYNTYVGQGYVIPGMDQGLQGACMGERRRITIPPHLAYGENGTGDKIPGSAVLIFDVHVIDFHNPADLVEIKTLSRPPETCNETTKQGDFVRYHYNCSLLDGTKLFSSHDYGAPQEATLGANKVIEGLDTGLQGMCVGERRQLIVPPHLAHGENGARGVPGSAVLLFEVELVSQEEGLPEGYLFVWHDDPPANLFEDLDLNKDGEVPPEEFSTFIKAQVTEGKGRLMPGQDSDKTIGDMFQNQDRNHDGKITIEELKLKSDEDQERVHEEL from the exons ATGTTCCCCGTGGAGTCCCCCAGCCACACCTTTCTCGGGTCGCCGGTGCTACAGATGTTGTTGCTGCTCGTGCACGCGGTAGGGAGAGGGCTGGGCCGCGCCAGTCCGGCCGGAGGACCCCTGGAAGACGTGGTCATCGAGAGGTACCACATCCCCAGGGCCTGTCCCAGAGAAGTGCAGATGGGAGATTTTGTGCGTTACCACTACAATGGCACTTTCGAGGATGGCAAGAAGTTTGACTCAAG CTATGACCGCAGCACTCTGGCAGCCATCGTGGTGGGTGTGGGGCGTCTCATCACCGGCATGGACCGAGGCCTCATGGGCATGTGTGTCAACGAACGGAGACGCCTCATTGTGCCTCCCCACCTGGGCTATGGCAGCATCGGTGTGG CGGGACTCATCCCCCCGGACGCCACCCTGTACTTTGACGTGGTCCTGCTGGATGTGTGGAACAAGGCAGACACTGTGCAGACGGACACCCTGCTGCGCCCACCCCACTGCCCTCGCATGGTCCAGGACAGCGACTTTGTCCGCTACCACTACAATGGCACGCTGCTGGATGGCACTGCCTTCGACAGCAG CTACAGTAGGGGTGGCACTTATGACACCTATATTGGCTCTGGCTGGCTGATCAAGGGCATGGACCAGGGGCTGCTGGGAATGTGTcctggagagagaaggaaaatcaCCATCCCTCCGTTCCTGGCCTATGGAGAGAAAGGCTATG GGACTGTGATCCCCCCGCAGGCCTCCCTGGTGTTCCACGTCCTGCTAATTGACATCCACAACCCGAAGGACACCGTGCAGCTGGAGACACTGGAGCTGCCACCTGGCTGTGTCCGGAGAGCCGTGGCTGGCGACTTCATGCGTTACCACTACAACGGCTCGCTGATGGATGGCACCCtatttgattccag CTACTCCCGCAACCACACGTACAATACCTACGTGGGGCAGGGCTACGTCATCCCCGGCATGGACCAGGGGCTGCAGGGCGCCTGCATGGGGGAGCGCCGGAGGATCACCATCCCCCCCCACCTCGCCTACGGGGAGAACGGCACTG GAGACAAGATCCCTGGCTCAGCTGTGCTGATCTTCGATGTCCACGTCATCGACTTCCACAACCCTGCAGATCTGGTGGAAATCAAGACACTATCCCGGCCCCCCGAGACCTGCAACGAGACCACCAAACAGGGGGACTTTGTTCGCTACCACTACAACTGCTCTCTGCTGGATGGCACCAAGCTCTTCTCCTC GCATGACTACGGGGCCCCCCAGGAGGCAACTCTGGGGGCCAACAAGGTGATCGAAGGCCTGGACACGGGCCTGCAGGGCATGTGTGTGGGAGAGAGGCGGCAGCTCATTGTCCCCCCACACCTGGCACATGGGGAGAACGGAG cccggGGAGTCCCTGGCAGTGCTGTGCTGCTGTTTGAGGTGGAGCTGGTATCCCAGGAGGAGGGGCTGCCCGAAGGCTACCTGTTTGTATGGCACGATGACCCTCCTGCCAACCTGTTTGAAGACCTTGACCTCAACAAAGATGGCGAGGTCCCCCCAGAGGAG TTCTCTACCTTCATCAAAGCTCAAGTCACTGAGGGCAAAGGGCGCCTCATGCCAGGGCAGGACTCGGACAAAACCATAGGGGACATGTTCCAGAACCAGGACCGGAACCACGATGGCAAGATTACCATCGAGGAGCTCAAGCTGAAGTCCGATGAGGACCAGGAGCGGGTTCATGAGGAGCTCTGA